A region of Deinococcus rubellus DNA encodes the following proteins:
- a CDS encoding phosphatidylserine decarboxylase: MLKFLLTFLRRLLPFALIWGAVLLFLQRVWFYRDPVRITPTDEDLLTSPCDGQVVYVRRVENGEIVSEKLGQKIRVSEITHAEWPEGETPGAGWLIGIYMSPLDVHFNYAPMQGRITGIVHNGAKLNLPMVDLWEYIQLTYLRRAVDLFAKRYALENERQTIFIEGRVKVAMVEIADKFVNKISTYVKVGETTRPGQKISFIERGSQVDLFIFGEVDFLVGVGDQVYGAQTPIARLSKSSR, translated from the coding sequence ATGTTGAAATTCCTGCTGACCTTCCTGCGGCGGCTGCTGCCGTTCGCTCTGATCTGGGGAGCCGTGCTGCTGTTCTTGCAGCGCGTCTGGTTTTACCGCGACCCGGTGCGCATCACCCCCACCGACGAGGATCTGCTGACCAGTCCCTGCGACGGCCAGGTGGTCTACGTACGCCGGGTCGAGAACGGTGAGATCGTCAGCGAGAAGCTGGGCCAGAAAATCCGCGTCTCGGAAATCACCCACGCCGAGTGGCCCGAGGGTGAGACGCCGGGGGCAGGCTGGCTGATCGGCATCTACATGTCGCCGCTGGACGTGCATTTCAACTATGCACCGATGCAGGGCCGCATCACCGGCATCGTCCACAACGGCGCGAAACTGAACCTGCCGATGGTAGACCTTTGGGAATACATCCAGCTCACCTATCTGCGCCGGGCCGTCGACTTGTTCGCCAAGCGTTACGCCCTGGAAAACGAGCGCCAGACCATCTTCATCGAGGGCCGGGTCAAGGTGGCGATGGTCGAGATCGCCGACAAGTTCGTGAATAAAATCAGCACTTATGTGAAGGTGGGCGAGACCACCCGGCCCGGCCAGAAGATCAGTTTCATCGAGCGAGGCTCACAGGTCGATCTGTTCATTTTCGGCGAGGTGGACTTCCTGGTGGGCGTGGGCGATCAGGTCTACGGCGCACAAACGCCGATTGCCCGTCTGAGCAAGTCGTCGCGCTGA
- a CDS encoding DedA family protein, with product MVNAVLHWLETLDPFTVHLVNFLLLTLEGIGLPGVPYEASMLALGLMVKGQTTTLWEAVLFGTLGNTLGNLIGYYIGPRGLRLIPKKTQQRLGLIQIQNMLEKHGPWMAVISRWFGPLRTLFILYARTAGLKPLPYLACSFLGALSWTAVWQIGMWLGGVAFIEVWHRYQSYGLIGLAVLSVPGYFIYRAVHSARSEVASAEKAKSLSEQE from the coding sequence ATGGTCAACGCCGTCCTGCACTGGCTGGAAACCCTCGATCCATTCACCGTTCATCTGGTCAACTTTCTCCTATTGACCCTGGAGGGCATCGGCCTGCCAGGCGTTCCTTACGAAGCCAGCATGCTGGCGCTGGGCCTGATGGTCAAGGGGCAAACCACCACGCTCTGGGAAGCGGTGCTGTTCGGCACCCTGGGCAATACCCTGGGCAATCTGATCGGCTACTACATCGGGCCGCGCGGTCTCAGGCTCATTCCCAAGAAGACCCAGCAGCGCCTGGGCCTGATTCAGATTCAGAACATGCTCGAAAAGCATGGTCCCTGGATGGCCGTCATCAGCCGCTGGTTTGGGCCGCTCAGGACGTTGTTCATTCTGTACGCCCGCACGGCAGGTCTCAAACCGCTGCCGTACCTGGCCTGCTCGTTTCTGGGCGCGCTGTCCTGGACGGCGGTGTGGCAGATCGGGATGTGGCTGGGCGGGGTGGCCTTCATCGAGGTCTGGCACCGCTACCAGAGCTACGGCCTGATCGGGCTGGCGGTGCTGAGCGTGCCGGGCTACTTCATCTATCGGGCGGTGCATTCGGCGCGCAGCGAGGTCGCCAGCGCCGAGAAAGCCAAATCGCTCTCCGAGCAGGAATAA
- a CDS encoding ABC transporter substrate-binding protein, which yields MKGLLTLSLAATVTLACAAPTRGGTLTYGRFADSLLLDPVYTDANFDIRILTNIYDTLIETVPGTDTFRPALASAYSFSQDGKTFTLTVRPEAKFSDGTPVSADDVKFSLDRARDPKNGDWNFLLDSIGTVTTKGDQVILNLKHPDPSLVAALATFNSAILPKKLYMVTPGKNDAARAAAFAAHPVGSGPFMLSEWEHGSSMTLKRNPYYWRKAADGQTLPYLDAVHFEVIPDDNTRVLKLQAGELQGAEFIPFARVGELKADPQLNMVLFSSTRRNFIVMNNRPKLVGGQANPLSNLKLRQALNDATDKATLIKLVAFGNGKVSTSFLASTTPLYAAQTGYPYDLAKAKQLFAESGVPENLSLSLQIVSGNADQIALATALQQMWSAIGVKLSIEQVENASFYGRSGNNDFQMQFGAETDDIADPNEATAYTAVYKNAQSFHTGFQSARVDQLFVQSQFELNQAQRAGLYKQIQQLYVAAAPIVFLYEQPFPIALRSNVQGFVQTPLGTSVFMNTYLTK from the coding sequence ATGAAAGGACTTCTGACCCTCTCATTGGCCGCGACTGTCACGCTCGCCTGCGCCGCCCCCACCCGTGGCGGCACCCTGACGTATGGCCGCTTCGCTGACTCGCTCCTGCTCGATCCTGTCTATACGGACGCGAATTTCGACATCCGGATTCTGACCAATATCTACGACACCCTGATTGAAACCGTGCCGGGCACGGACACGTTCCGCCCCGCTCTCGCCTCGGCGTATTCATTCTCGCAGGACGGCAAAACCTTTACGCTCACTGTCCGCCCAGAAGCAAAGTTCTCAGACGGCACACCAGTGAGCGCTGATGATGTGAAGTTCTCGCTCGACCGCGCCCGCGACCCCAAGAACGGCGACTGGAACTTTCTGCTGGACTCCATCGGAACGGTCACGACAAAGGGCGATCAGGTGATCCTCAACCTGAAGCACCCTGATCCCAGTCTCGTGGCTGCGCTCGCCACCTTCAACTCGGCGATCTTACCGAAGAAGCTCTACATGGTCACTCCGGGCAAGAACGACGCGGCCCGCGCCGCCGCTTTCGCCGCGCATCCGGTGGGATCGGGGCCGTTCATGCTCAGCGAATGGGAGCACGGTTCCTCCATGACTCTCAAGCGCAACCCCTACTACTGGCGCAAGGCGGCGGACGGTCAGACGTTGCCTTACCTCGATGCCGTGCATTTTGAAGTGATTCCCGATGACAACACCCGCGTCCTGAAACTACAAGCAGGCGAGTTGCAAGGCGCGGAGTTCATTCCCTTCGCACGCGTGGGGGAACTCAAAGCCGATCCGCAGCTCAATATGGTTCTCTTTTCGTCCACACGGCGCAATTTCATCGTGATGAACAACCGTCCCAAGCTGGTGGGCGGCCAGGCCAATCCGCTCTCAAACCTGAAGTTACGCCAGGCACTCAATGACGCGACCGACAAGGCAACCCTGATCAAACTCGTCGCGTTCGGCAACGGCAAGGTGAGTACGTCCTTCCTGGCGAGTACAACCCCGCTCTACGCCGCGCAGACGGGCTACCCATATGATCTCGCCAAAGCGAAGCAACTCTTCGCGGAGTCCGGTGTCCCAGAAAACCTTTCGCTGAGCCTTCAAATCGTCTCTGGGAATGCCGACCAGATCGCCCTCGCGACCGCGTTGCAGCAGATGTGGAGTGCCATCGGCGTGAAGCTCAGCATTGAGCAGGTCGAGAATGCCAGCTTTTATGGCCGCTCCGGGAACAACGACTTCCAGATGCAATTCGGTGCCGAGACCGATGACATCGCTGATCCCAATGAGGCCACTGCCTACACCGCCGTCTACAAGAACGCGCAGTCCTTCCACACCGGCTTCCAGAGTGCGCGTGTGGATCAGCTCTTCGTGCAGAGTCAGTTCGAACTCAACCAGGCGCAGCGTGCGGGACTGTACAAGCAAATACAGCAACTCTACGTGGCGGCGGCCCCGATCGTGTTCCTCTACGAGCAGCCATTCCCGATTGCGCTTCGCAGCAATGTGCAGGGCTTTGTGCAGACTCCGCTGGGCACCAGCGTCTTCATGAACACCTACTTGACGAAATGA
- a CDS encoding ATP-binding protein, with amino-acid sequence MNPQRGAPLPAGPGLLLGREHDLSRLTELLHSGCWLITLRGPGGIGKTALALHLAQWVQMMYDHVQFVDLSALRDPGEVLKSIALALSLPAHGADPGRLIREFAAQQRTLLIVDNFEHLLPAAVHLCELHSGDGTLQIVVTSRTALRLHDEHEHPVEPLALPGSAVQAACSPAVQLFVQRVQASRPSFQLGADNTPEVIRLCEILEGVPLALELAAARLRSYALPDLLVQLEHSLGGLHADFRDRPERLRSLRAAVQWSYDLLGGDDRDIFECCALFEGGFTPAGLTAVWGSQDALDRIEMLLDQSFVQRLDTPETRWKILQPLRELAAEHLAHNPLAQTWRDRHARYFLGMIEEAIRKWSQGDIDHRASYLPHYPNIRAGMVWVIQQGQADLAYRYLCTIGFFWMSFGLTDQDSLLTDQVLALPAPEDRQMLLRALQVSTYSLNATGQLQVAEVRLQEMLTICQELDDQDATAMTSLALAEVELATGRADQAWERVEQVLREEPERMVGGCQTPRGRMNRPISRLAAARCLLELGRHEEALNYATLARQYYREVSNHVFELLTQNLMGQLMLHLNRRAEAMTLLLACLHEAARQGFRSVAGAVLSWSLTLLAADVQDWRTLVQFAAFVNDPCLEQSQSVSDLQLRRDLAQARQVLGEDSYLEAWAAGTRLLLPDAVELAEQLVQHLSVPAQRPDARPALTPREWEVLALVAQGHPDRKVARLLGISPGTASKHVSNLLGKLGLRNRVELARWAIEHAPPDAPGSAETSGQPRS; translated from the coding sequence ATGAACCCTCAGAGGGGGGCACCGCTTCCGGCAGGACCTGGCCTCCTGCTGGGCCGAGAGCACGATCTGAGCCGTCTGACCGAACTCCTGCACAGCGGCTGCTGGCTCATCACCCTGCGCGGTCCCGGCGGCATCGGCAAAACGGCGCTCGCCCTGCACCTGGCCCAGTGGGTGCAGATGATGTACGACCACGTCCAGTTCGTGGACCTGTCTGCCCTACGCGACCCAGGCGAGGTCCTCAAGAGCATCGCGCTGGCACTCTCCCTGCCCGCACATGGGGCCGATCCTGGACGACTCATCCGTGAATTCGCCGCACAGCAGCGGACACTGCTGATTGTCGACAACTTCGAGCACCTCCTCCCGGCAGCGGTGCATCTGTGTGAACTGCATTCGGGCGACGGCACCCTCCAGATCGTGGTCACCAGCCGCACCGCCCTGCGCCTCCATGACGAACACGAGCATCCCGTGGAGCCGCTGGCCCTGCCGGGAAGCGCCGTCCAGGCCGCGTGCAGCCCCGCCGTGCAGCTCTTCGTGCAGCGCGTCCAGGCTTCGCGCCCCTCCTTTCAACTCGGTGCGGATAATACACCTGAAGTGATCCGGCTCTGCGAAATCCTGGAAGGGGTGCCGCTGGCCCTGGAACTCGCCGCTGCCCGCCTGCGAAGCTACGCCCTGCCCGACCTGCTGGTGCAACTGGAACACTCACTGGGGGGACTGCACGCGGATTTCCGGGACCGTCCGGAACGGCTGCGTTCGCTGCGCGCCGCCGTGCAGTGGAGTTACGACCTGCTGGGCGGGGATGACCGTGACATCTTCGAGTGCTGCGCTCTGTTCGAGGGCGGCTTTACTCCGGCGGGGCTGACAGCGGTCTGGGGCTCACAGGACGCGCTTGACCGGATCGAGATGCTCCTGGACCAGAGCTTCGTGCAGCGCCTGGACACGCCAGAAACGCGCTGGAAGATCCTGCAACCGCTGCGTGAACTCGCCGCCGAGCACCTCGCCCACAACCCGCTGGCGCAGACCTGGCGTGACCGACATGCCCGCTACTTTCTGGGAATGATCGAGGAGGCCATCCGCAAGTGGTCACAGGGCGACATTGACCACCGGGCAAGTTACCTGCCGCACTATCCCAACATCCGGGCCGGGATGGTCTGGGTCATACAGCAGGGTCAGGCCGACCTCGCCTACCGCTACCTCTGCACGATCGGATTTTTCTGGATGTCCTTCGGTCTGACTGACCAGGACTCGCTGCTGACGGATCAGGTGCTGGCTCTCCCCGCTCCCGAGGACCGGCAGATGCTGCTGCGGGCACTGCAAGTCAGTACTTACAGCCTGAATGCCACTGGGCAGTTGCAGGTTGCAGAAGTGCGACTGCAAGAGATGCTGACGATCTGCCAGGAGCTGGACGACCAGGACGCCACCGCCATGACCAGCCTCGCCCTCGCCGAAGTGGAACTGGCGACAGGCCGCGCCGATCAAGCCTGGGAACGCGTGGAGCAGGTGCTGCGCGAGGAACCTGAACGGATGGTCGGCGGCTGCCAGACCCCCAGGGGGCGGATGAACCGGCCCATTTCGCGTCTGGCAGCCGCCCGCTGCCTGCTGGAACTGGGTCGGCACGAGGAGGCCCTGAACTACGCCACACTGGCCCGCCAGTATTACCGGGAGGTCAGTAACCATGTGTTTGAACTTCTCACCCAGAACCTGATGGGCCAACTGATGTTGCACCTGAACCGGCGGGCTGAGGCCATGACGCTGCTGCTTGCCTGCCTCCACGAGGCGGCCAGGCAGGGCTTCAGGAGCGTGGCCGGCGCTGTCCTGAGCTGGAGCCTGACCCTACTGGCGGCGGACGTGCAGGACTGGCGCACCCTGGTACAGTTCGCGGCGTTCGTGAATGACCCATGTCTGGAACAATCGCAAAGCGTCTCGGACCTCCAGCTCCGGCGTGATCTGGCCCAGGCCCGTCAGGTGTTGGGGGAGGACAGCTACCTCGAGGCCTGGGCGGCAGGAACACGCCTGCTGTTGCCGGATGCGGTGGAGCTGGCTGAACAGCTGGTGCAGCACCTGTCCGTACCCGCGCAGCGTCCAGACGCCCGTCCAGCCCTGACGCCCCGTGAATGGGAGGTGCTGGCGCTCGTCGCGCAGGGCCACCCGGACCGGAAGGTCGCCCGCCTGCTGGGCATCAGTCCGGGCACGGCGAGCAAACACGTCAGCAACCTCCTCGGCAAACTGGGGCTACGCAACCGGGTAGAACTGGCCCGCTGGGCCATCGAGCACGCGCCGCCAGACGCACCAGGTTCCGCAGAGACGTCAGGACAACCCAGGTCTTGA